Proteins from one Anthonomus grandis grandis chromosome 8, icAntGran1.3, whole genome shotgun sequence genomic window:
- the LOC126739896 gene encoding chitin deacetylase 1, producing the protein MARLQHALIFLCTLCACAVAQQATSEETPKKEDSFEAELCKDKDAGEWFRLVAGEGDNCRDVIQCTSSGLQAIRCPAGLYFDIDKQTCDWKDSVKNCKLKNKERKVKPLLNTDEPLCPDGSLACGDGNCIERGLFCNGEKDCADGSDENTCDIDNDPNRAPPCDPTVCNLPDCFCSEDGTAIPGDLPAKDVPQMITITFDDAINNNNIELYKEIFNGKRKNPNGCDIKATFFISHKYTNYSAVQEMHRKGHEIAVHSITHNDDERFWSNATVNDWVKEMGGQRIITEKFANITDNSVVGVRAPYLRVGGNNQFTMMEEEAFLYDSSITAPLNNPPLWPYTMYFRMPHRCHGNLQSCPTRSHAVWEMVLNELDRREDPTNDEYLAGCGMVDSCSNILTGDQFYNFLNHNFDRHYEENRAPLGLYFHAAWLRNNPEFLDAFLYWVDEVLANHNDVYFVTMTQVIQWIQNPRTVTEVKNFEPWREKCVVDGIPACWVPHTCKLTSKEVPGETINLQTCVRCPNNYPWLNDPTGDGIF; encoded by the exons tAGCGCAACAGGCAACAAGCGAAGAAACACCAAAGAAAGAAGACAGCTTCGAAGCTGAACTGTGTAAAGACAAAGATGCTGGAGAATGGTTCAGGTTAGTCGCCGGGGAGGGGGATAACTGTCGTGACGTTATCCAATGTACTTCATCG gGTCTGCAAGCCATCCGTTGTCCAGCCGGTCTCTATTTCGATATAGATAAACAAACTTGCGACTGGAAAGACTCAGTTAAAAACTGCAAACTAAAGAACAAAGAGCGTAAGGTAAAACCCTTATTGAACACCGATGAACCCCTGTGTCCTGATGGTTCTTTAGCTTGTGGCGATGGAAACTGCATTGAAAGAGGTCTTTTCTGTAATGGAGAAAAAGACTGCGCTGATGGCTCCGATGAAAACACTTGCG ATATCGATAATGATCCTAACCGGGCACCACCATGTGACCCGACCGTCTGTAATCTTCCCGACTGTTTCTGCTCCGAAGACGGTACCGCCATTCCCGGAGATCTTCCAGCCAAAGACGTGCCTCAAATGATCACCATTACCTTTGACGATGCCATCAACAATAACAACATCGAGCTCTACAAGGAGATATTCAACGGCAAACGTAAGAATCCCAATGGTTGCGACATCAAAGCCACCTTCTTTATTTCCCACAAGTACACCAACTACTCGGCCGTACAGGAAATGCATCGTAAAGGTCACGAAATCGCCGTCCATTCGATCAC acaTAACGATGACGAACGTTTCTGGTCAAACGCCACAGTAAACGATTGGGTAAAAGAAATGGGAGGTCAAAGAATCATCACCGAGAAGTTCGCAAACATCACTGATAACAGCGTGGTGGGTGTCCGTGCCCCTTATTTGCGAGTGGGAGGCAATAACCAGTTCACCATGATGGAAGAAGAAGCATTTTTATATGACTCCAGTATCACTGCTCCTTTAAATAATCCCCCACTATGGCCTTACACCATGTACTTCCGAATGCCTCACAGATGCCACGGAAACTTACAGAGCTGCCCGACAAGATCCCACGCCGTATGGGAAATGGTTCTAAATGAGCTGGACCGTAGAGAAGATCCCACTAACGATGAATATTTAGCTGGTTGTGGTATGGTTGACTCATGCTCCAACATCTTAACCGGAGATCAATTCTACAACTTCTTGAACCATAACTTCGATAGGCATTACGAAGAAAACCGCGCCCCACTTGGTTTGTACTTCCATGCCGCCTGGTTGAGGAACAACCCAGAATTCTTGGATGCCTTCTTATACTGGGTTGATGAAGTCTTGGCCAACCATAATGACGTATACTTCGTAACGATGACGCAAGTCATTCAATGGATTCAAAATCCAAGAACCGTAACGGAAGTGAAGAACTTCGAACCTTGGAGGGAAAAGTGCGTTGTTGATGGAATTCCCGCCTGTTGGGTGCCACACACTTGCAAGTTGACCTCGAAGGAGGTTCCCGGAGAAACTATTAATCTGCAAACTTGCGTGAGGTGTCCAAATAATTACCCATGGCTGAATGACCCTACCGGTGACGGTATCTTCTAA